The following are from one region of the Candidatus Neomarinimicrobiota bacterium genome:
- the nuoH gene encoding NADH-quinone oxidoreductase subunit NuoH: MEYFINLVTENVVGIEIVPAWFLTPILMFTYGGFVFTGIAVYVMVVIWFERKVAAHMQDRLGPMEVGGWHGWLQTVADSVKLLLKEDLIPALADRKLFKLAPYIVFLAAFAVFAALPFSDKIVGSDLNIGIFYILAVSSVGVIGILMAGWSSNNKWALFGAMRSVAQMISYEIPIGLSILVIVMSVGSLSMRDIVMAQDGGIFNWLIWQNPPFNFIAFIILFIAGTAETNRVPFDIPEAESELVAGFHVEYSGMRFSFFFLAEYASMFAIGIIVSTLFLGGWQGIYGASSSPGVGLLWMTLKGFSFVLIMIWFRWTLPRLRVDQLMYVCWKVLVPIAFMNVIGAGIWIGLSS; encoded by the coding sequence ATGGAATATTTCATAAATTTAGTAACTGAAAACGTTGTGGGAATTGAAATAGTTCCTGCATGGTTCCTGACTCCCATTTTGATGTTTACCTACGGCGGATTTGTTTTCACCGGAATCGCAGTTTACGTAATGGTCGTCATCTGGTTTGAACGTAAGGTTGCCGCTCATATGCAGGATAGGCTCGGTCCGATGGAAGTGGGAGGATGGCACGGCTGGCTTCAGACAGTTGCCGATTCTGTCAAACTCTTGCTCAAAGAAGATCTCATTCCCGCATTGGCTGACAGGAAGCTATTTAAACTCGCTCCTTATATAGTATTTTTAGCGGCATTCGCGGTGTTCGCTGCTCTCCCATTTTCTGATAAGATAGTCGGTAGCGATCTCAACATCGGTATTTTTTACATTTTAGCCGTCTCATCGGTGGGAGTTATCGGAATTCTTATGGCAGGATGGAGCTCGAATAATAAATGGGCGTTATTCGGAGCTATGAGGTCGGTAGCGCAGATGATTAGTTATGAAATTCCCATTGGATTATCCATTCTCGTAATAGTAATGTCGGTCGGCTCCCTTAGTATGAGAGATATTGTAATGGCACAGGACGGAGGAATTTTTAACTGGTTGATATGGCAAAACCCTCCATTTAATTTTATCGCGTTCATTATTTTATTCATTGCAGGAACTGCCGAAACGAATAGAGTCCCTTTTGATATTCCTGAAGCTGAGTCAGAACTTGTTGCCGGTTTTCATGTTGAGTATTCGGGAATGAGATTCTCATTTTTCTTCTTAGCGGAATATGCCAGTATGTTCGCAATCGGAATAATTGTCTCTACACTTTTCCTTGGGGGATGGCAGGGTATTTACGGTGCGTCAAGTTCGCCGGGTGTTGGTCTCCTTTGGATGACGCTAAAAGGGTTTTCATTTGTACTTATAATGATATGGTTCAGATGGACACTTCCGAGACTACGGGTAGATCAACTGATGTATGTTTGTTGGAAGGTACTTGTACCGATTGCTTTTATGAATGTAATAGGTGCGGGAATATGGATAGGTTTATCATCATGA
- a CDS encoding 4Fe-4S dicluster domain-containing protein codes for MKQYFYDIYLAITSVLIGMKITFGHLFTRSITLQYPREKAPMFDRSRNRLHVDIEDCIGCYQCDKACPVDCIHIDTIKARPGEDLGLTEKFEKKKTFVFPKFDIDMAECCYCGLCVFPCPTECIYWISDYEFAEYDRSNLNYNFGNITPDEARVRYEEAEKLKIEKEKQIAAKKAVPQPSEPDEEKNDFTE; via the coding sequence ATGAAACAATATTTTTACGATATATATCTTGCTATAACTTCAGTGCTGATAGGTATGAAGATAACTTTCGGTCACTTATTTACGCGTTCCATAACTTTACAGTATCCGCGTGAAAAAGCCCCTATGTTCGATCGTTCACGGAACAGGCTCCATGTGGATATCGAAGATTGTATAGGGTGTTATCAGTGTGATAAAGCTTGTCCTGTGGACTGTATTCACATTGATACTATAAAAGCCAGACCGGGTGAAGATCTCGGACTAACCGAAAAATTTGAAAAAAAGAAAACATTTGTGTTTCCTAAATTCGACATCGATATGGCGGAATGCTGCTATTGCGGGTTGTGCGTGTTCCCATGTCCGACAGAATGTATTTACTGGATTTCGGATTATGAATTTGCAGAGTATGACAGGAGTAATCTGAATTATAATTTTGGTAACATTACGCCTGATGAAGCGCGAGTGAGATATGAGGAAGCGGAGAAACTGAAGATAGAAAAAGAGAAACAGATTGCGGCAAAAAAGGCGGTACCCCAACCTTCCGAACCGGACGAAGAAAAAAATGATTTCACGGAGTAA
- a CDS encoding NADH-quinone oxidoreductase subunit J: METFVFYLFGILTISASWVVIYSKNLIYSAFALLFAFFGIAGLYGLLMADFLAATQVLIYVGGVLMLLLFGVMLTARKSVIEVTQSNLPRLPGAIISGLMFLLLLFIIFSEKSWNAASNQGVRETASVIGRLLMTDYLLPFEVTSILLLAALIGAVYIARKDES, encoded by the coding sequence ATGGAAACTTTTGTATTTTATCTCTTTGGAATATTGACCATTTCCGCCAGCTGGGTGGTTATCTATTCCAAGAATTTAATATATTCAGCGTTTGCATTATTGTTCGCATTTTTCGGAATAGCCGGTTTGTATGGACTTTTAATGGCTGATTTTTTAGCAGCCACTCAGGTACTGATATATGTTGGAGGAGTGTTGATGCTCCTGCTCTTCGGAGTGATGTTAACAGCGCGAAAATCAGTTATAGAGGTTACACAATCAAACCTGCCGCGATTACCGGGTGCGATAATTAGCGGATTGATGTTCCTATTGCTCTTATTTATCATATTTAGTGAAAAAAGCTGGAATGCCGCTTCGAATCAGGGTGTCCGTGAGACAGCGTCTGTAATTGGCCGGCTATTGATGACAGATTATCTTCTTCCTTTTGAGGTCACATCAATTCTTCTGCTCGCTGCGTTGATTGGCGCCGTATATATCGCAAGGAAAGATGAATCATGA
- the nuoK gene encoding NADH-quinone oxidoreductase subunit NuoK encodes MTSLSLYHFLVLSALLFSFGLFAVMSRRNAIGILLGIELILNAANLNFVAFSRYGIFSMDGQMFAIFIIIIAAAEAAVALAIVLNIYNNFQSINVDEADSMRF; translated from the coding sequence ATGACTTCCTTAAGCCTATATCATTTTTTAGTGTTGTCCGCATTACTTTTCTCATTCGGATTATTTGCGGTTATGTCGCGCAGAAATGCAATTGGTATATTATTAGGCATTGAACTCATCCTTAATGCCGCCAACCTGAACTTTGTTGCCTTTTCACGTTATGGTATTTTTTCGATGGATGGACAAATGTTCGCAATTTTTATAATAATTATTGCAGCGGCGGAAGCTGCCGTAGCGCTTGCTATCGTTTTGAACATATACAACAATTTCCAATCTATTAATGTGGACGAAGCGGATTCAATGAGATTTTAG